One Gordonia sp. SID5947 genomic region harbors:
- a CDS encoding aldehyde dehydrogenase family protein has translation MTVQAVLDEIRGIPGTGDVIPIIDPATEEQITEFTDAGPEAINAAVARAKAAANSKVWSAMPDYDRAKVLWKVADLIDQNAELLADLESVNTGIPPIQAQTIVKVGSEWFRYYAGWCTKIDGIARDVNTGGLTGVESHMHAYTLREPYDVVALIFPWNGPVFNFCAKLAPALAAGCSTVVKPAEETPLSALVLTRILAEAGVPDGVVNLVNGYGHTAGALLTAHPDVDKVAFTGSTEVGREIVHSAASSNLNKVTLELGGKSPVLIFDDADLDTATAMAGFGCFLHSGQVCMLGSRIFVQRGVYDRVVDGLATLANNLQLGGPKDEGAMIGPLISDKQLKRVMGYLEQGRTEGVELVTGGHRIDRQGYFVHPTIATKVDPTSSRLFHEEIFGPIVTVLPFDDEDEGIALANDTDYGLAGTIWTTNLGRAHRLAKEVKAGTVGLNCQLQFDHSMPFGGYKQSGWGYEAGKAGIETYLQSKTVWAQM, from the coding sequence ATGACGGTCCAGGCTGTGTTGGACGAGATCCGCGGAATACCGGGAACCGGAGACGTGATTCCGATCATCGATCCGGCCACCGAAGAGCAGATCACCGAGTTCACCGATGCAGGTCCGGAGGCCATCAACGCTGCGGTCGCGCGCGCGAAGGCCGCGGCGAACTCCAAGGTCTGGTCGGCGATGCCCGATTATGACCGTGCGAAAGTGCTCTGGAAGGTTGCCGACCTGATCGACCAGAACGCGGAACTGCTCGCCGACCTGGAATCGGTGAACACCGGCATTCCGCCGATCCAGGCGCAGACCATCGTCAAGGTGGGTTCGGAATGGTTTCGCTACTACGCGGGTTGGTGCACCAAGATCGACGGGATCGCCCGCGATGTGAACACCGGTGGCCTCACCGGCGTCGAGTCGCACATGCATGCGTACACGCTGCGAGAGCCGTACGACGTGGTCGCCTTGATCTTCCCGTGGAACGGGCCGGTCTTCAACTTCTGTGCCAAGTTGGCTCCGGCACTCGCTGCCGGCTGCAGCACCGTGGTCAAACCTGCTGAGGAGACGCCACTCTCGGCACTGGTGCTCACCCGCATCCTCGCCGAGGCCGGTGTGCCCGACGGTGTGGTGAACCTGGTGAACGGGTACGGCCACACCGCAGGTGCATTGCTCACCGCACACCCAGACGTCGACAAGGTGGCCTTCACCGGTTCCACCGAGGTCGGCAGGGAGATCGTGCATTCGGCAGCATCGAGCAACCTCAACAAGGTGACCCTGGAACTCGGTGGCAAGTCGCCGGTGTTGATCTTCGATGACGCCGACCTCGACACCGCCACGGCCATGGCCGGTTTCGGGTGCTTTCTGCATTCCGGGCAGGTGTGCATGTTGGGCTCGCGCATCTTTGTGCAGCGGGGCGTGTACGACCGTGTTGTCGATGGGCTCGCGACGCTCGCGAACAACCTGCAGCTCGGCGGACCGAAGGACGAGGGCGCGATGATCGGCCCACTCATCAGCGACAAGCAGCTCAAGCGGGTGATGGGCTACCTCGAGCAAGGCCGTACCGAAGGCGTGGAGCTGGTCACCGGCGGACATCGGATCGATCGACAGGGATATTTCGTCCATCCGACGATCGCGACCAAGGTGGACCCCACCTCGAGCAGGCTCTTCCACGAGGAGATCTTCGGGCCGATCGTCACCGTGTTGCCGTTCGACGACGAGGACGAGGGCATCGCGTTGGCCAACGACACCGACTACGGATTGGCCGGGACCATCTGGACCACGAATCTCGGTCGGGCACATCGGCTCGCGAAGGAAGTGAAGGCCGGGACCGTCGGGCTCAACTGCCAGTTGCAGTTCGACCACTCGATGCCGTTCGGCGGGTACAAGCAGTCCGGGTGGGGATATGAAGCCGGCAAGGCAGGTATCGAGACGTACCTGCAGTCGAAGACCGTCTGGGCGCAGATGTGA